GGTGAAAGCGGATTGAATGCTGACCGCCAGTTCAGGCGAGCTGGTGCCGTAGGCCACCACCGTCAGTCCGATCACCAAGGGCGAAATGCCGAGCGCGGCTGCCAACCGTGAAGAGCCTTTCACCAGGGCCTCGGCGCCGACGATCAGCAAGACCAAACCCAAAACGAACAACACCAGCACCATCGTATCCATGAATCCCATTCTCTCCAATAAGGCTGCTCAACATGATTGTGGCCGTCCTTTCAGTGCCGCGTGCCTGCGCAGTGTTCAGGCGCTCGGCGTTGCACTGCCGCTCGGCGCCGCTGCCCTCGTGTCTGGCCGCGCGGGCGTAGCCACACCTGTCAGTTCCTGTTGGTCATGATCATAACGGCCTTGCAGCTCGTCGCGGCAGGTTCCCGGCCACAGGTCCGGCCCGGCGAGGTAGGCCGCGCGTGCGATTTTATGCGCGGCCACCGGCGCGGTCAAAATCAAAAAGACAATGATGGCGGTAATGCGTGCGGTGATGGCAAAGTCATTGAAGTGCAATGCCGCGGCCAGCATCACGCAAATGACGCCAAGTGTTGCGGCCTTGGACGTCGCCGACATGCGCAGATAGAGGTCGGGCATGCGCACCACGCCGATCGCGGCGAGCAGCATGAAAACCGCGCCGATGATCATGAGAATCAAACTAATCAGATCTGCCATCTCCAGATTTTCTCCTTTCCACATATGCCGCAAACGCGATGGTGCCCACGAAGGAAATCAACGCCACGACAATTGCAACATCGAGAAACACCGGTTGCTCGGCGCCAATGCCGTAGGCGGCAATGATGCCGATGCCGATGGTGGTAATCAAATCGAGCGCTACCACACGGTCAGGCAGGCCCGGTCCGCGCAACAAACGAATAAAGGCGAACACAATGGCGAGGCTGAGCAACGGCACGACGATCAACAACGTGAATGTCTGCAGATTCATTCGAACACCTCCCGGATGCGGCGTTCAAAACCCTGTTTGGTGTCCCGCCGGAATTGTTCGGGATCTTCCAGGTGCATGGCGTGTACGTAGAGCACGCGCCGATCGGAGGAAATATCCAGGCTCATGGTGCCCGGTGTAAGGGTGATCAGATTGGCCAGCAGCGTGATCTCAGCATCGGTTTTCACGTCCAGCGGAATGGCCACGATCCCGGGACGCAAGCGCTTGAGCGGAGACAGCACGCTGATCGCGACCCGAATGTTTGCCACGATCACTTCCCAGGTAAAAAACGCCAGCAGCCCGAGTACGCGCGGCACTTTCACAAAATATTGTTCCGTGCCCACATGGCTGCGCAACAGCCAAAGCATAAGATAACCCAGGCCAAAGCCGAAGAAGAAATTGACCGGGTTCAATTCGCCAGTGAGGGCGACCCAGGCGAGCGCCAAAAAGACATTGAGCAGCAACATAATTTCAATCGGCTCCCAAAACCGTTTCAATGTATTCCGCGGGATTGAGCAATTGCGCGGCTGCGCGTTCGGCCAGCGCAAACACCGGCTCTGCCAGCAACCCGATGGCCACCGTCAACACCGCGAGTGCGGTAATCGGCGCCAACAGCCCGCGATAGCTGCGTTGCGGCGTCTGGCCGGCGGCCTGCGGCTCGGCGTGCGCCGGCTCCTCGTGTTTCCAAAAGGCCGCAGCCCAAATCTTCATCATCGAGAACACCGTCAACAAGCTCACGGCCAACGCGGTGATGACGATGAGGTATTCTTCCGTTTGCAAACCTGCTTTCATCAGCACGAATTTCGCCCAGAAGCCAGAAAGCGGCGGCACACCGGCAAGCGACAGCGCGGGAATCAAAAATAGAATCGCCAGGCCGGGCGCAGCGCGATAAAGGCCACCGAGTTTGTCAAGCTCGTAGCTGCCGCGCAGATGATGCACCGCGCCGCCCACCAGAAACAAGTTGGTCTTGACGATGATGTGATGAACCAAATAGAAAACCGTTCCGGCCAGCGCCAGCGAGGTGAACAACGCCAGTCCCATGATCATGTAACCGATCTGGCTCACGATGTGAAACGAAAGAATGCGTCGGATTTCCTGTTGCGCGGCTGCGCCCAATACGCCGGTGATCATGGTCAAGCCGGCAATCAACAAAATGAGTTGGTGCGTAAAGCCGGTATCTTGTACAAACAGCAGCGTGAACACCCGAATCAACGCGTACACGCCGACTTTGGTGAGCAAGCCGGCGAAGATCGCCGACACCGCGATGGGCGGCGTGTGATAGGAAGCCGGCAGCCAGAAGAAGAGCGGAAACACTGCCGCCTTGATGCCGAATGCCACCAAAAACAACATGGCCAGCGCCATCACCAGGCCCGGCCGATCGAGCATGCTCAACTGGCGCGCGAGATCGGCCATGTTCAACGTGCCGGCCACGCCGTAGAGCATGCCGACGGCCGCGAGAAACAAGGCGGAGGATACCAAATTGAGTGTGACGTATTTGATCGCGCCCTCGAGTTGCGGCCGCTCGCCGCCCAATGCCACCAGCACGAAGGAGGCAATCAGCAATACTTCGAACCAAACATAGAGATTGAAAATATCGCCGGTGAGAAATGCGCCGCACACGCCCATCAGCAAAACTTGCAACAGAGGATAATAACCGAACGATTCCCGGCGCGCGTCGATGCTGAACAGCGAATAGACGGCCACCGCAAATCCCATCAAGCCGGCGAGCACAACCATGATAGCGCTGAGCAAATCGGCAACCAACGTGATGCCGAAGGGCGCGGGCCAGTTGCCGATCTGCGTGGCTTGAATGCCGGCGCGCGAAACGGATACGAGCAGCCACACGGCAACTGCCAACAGCGCCGCCGCGCCGGCAAGGTTCAAGCCGCGCTGCACACGACGGTAATTCCAAAACAACAGCGCGAGAATCGCGGTGGCCAGCGGAATCAGGATGGGCAAAACCAGCAGGGCATTCATGAGCAGAGGTGATATTCTTTCATTAGTATTTTCAAAATCAAATCGCCGCCAAAAAAGCAAAGAGTTTTTCGATGCGTGCCGTTTCGACCTGTATTTATGCGGATCTCATGACAATTCCGGAAATCCTCAACTTCTCAATATTGGGTAAAAGAATTCACGCAGAGACGCAAAGCCGCAAAGTTTCGCAAAGATTTTCTAATACTACAACGTTGAGTCGAATTCTATGGCACAGACAAATAGTCCCAAAGGGGCGAAATGTAGAAGCGAAGGGCAACGCCCTGGAAAATCGGTAATCATGAGTTATCACCAAGCCCCAGCGGGGCGCCATAGAACTACGTCAGGAATGCCGCCCCTTCAGGGCTATGTGCGATAGATTTTATCGGTTCCCAGGGCGCTGCCCGTGGGCTATCACATGCGACCCCGTTGGGGTCAAGCTGGCCTTTTGGAGAAAACATTGTGTACTTAACGTTGTAGTACGAATCATTTGTCGTTTTCATCCCTAAAAGACTGAAATCAATTTTTTGCGCATCTTTACATCTCTGCCACAATGTGTTCAGTCTCAAGTATCGGTCGACTTCATTTCATCCAAATCATCCGTGCCCACGGTTTGATAGGCGCGCTTGAGCAGCACCAACGCGAAGGCCTGCACGCCAAAGCCAATGACGATGGCGGTCAAGATCAAGGCTTGCGGCAGCGGATCGGCAAAAGGCTCGATCGGCGCCATTGCGCCGGGCAGCACGATGGGCGGCTGACTGGGCGTGAGGCGTCCCACCGTGAACACCAGCAGATTCGCGGCGTGGCCCAGGATGGCAAGTCCGAGAATCAACTTGACGATGCTGCGGCGCAACATCAAATACAAGCCGGCGGCATACAGCCCGCCAATCACCACAGCCAGCACGGTTTCCATTCACTCCTCCGCCAGCGTGAGGATGATGGTCAGAATGATGCCGACCACCACCAGATAAACGCCGGCATCGAACAACACCGGCGTGCCGAGTTTGCCCAGAACCGGTACGGCTTGTTTGTGCCAAAGTCCGGTCATGAACGGCTTTCCCTGCAGCAGGGAAAGCAAGCCGCTGCTCAACGCGACGAACAAGCCCGCGCCGATCAACACGCGCGGATCAACGCGCAGGGTTTGGCGCACTTTTTCCACGCCTTCGGCAATGGCATAAAGTGCAAACGCGGCGGCGGCCACCAGGCCACCTACAAAACCGCCGCCCGGCTCGTTGTGCCCGCGCACCAACAAAAAAAAGGAGAACAACAGCAGCAACGGCAGCAGAGAGCGCGCAGCAACGGAAAGAATCAGTGATTGCATGATCAATTCTCCTTCTTCTCGGCCAGGCGCAACTTCAGCAGGGCATAAACGCCGATCGCCGCCACTGCCAGCACGGTGATTTCGCCCAGCGTGTCCATGCCGCGAAAATCCACGAGAATCACATTGACGATGTTGCGGCCGTTGGCGGCAGTCAGGCTGTTTTCGGCAAAGAAGCTGGTCAAACGTGAACGCAGCGGGGCCGCGGTAACGGCCAGCACCAGCAGCGTCATCAATCCGCCGGCAGCCAGCGCGATCAGGGCATCGCGCAGGCGCGCGCTGGGCCGCGAAAAGGTTGCAAAGCGCGGCAGTTTGTAGAGCACGAGCACGAAGATGATCACCGAAAGGGTTTCGATGGCGAATTGTGTCATCGCCAAATCCGGCGCGCCGTAGAGCACAAAAAGCAAGGCGATGCTGAAGCCGATTACGCCGAGCGCAGCCACGGCCGCGAGCCGCGAGCTGGAGCGCACGACGGCAACCGCGGATGCCAGCATAATCGCCGCGATGATCCATTCATAAGATTGCGCTACGGGCAACGAGGGCAGAAGCGGCAGGGCGGCGCGGCTGACCAAAGCATAGCCGGTAAGCCCGATCGTGGTGAGGATGATCATGAGCAAGTACGAACGCAAATAACCGCTCTGCAGCAGGCGCGTTTGCCACTGTGCCATGCCGTTGAGTCCCTGCAAAAACCATTCGTACCATTGCTGCGGACCAACGCGGGCGAGCCAGAAGAGCGGCTGCGTCGCACGCTGGACGAAACGCCGGAAAACATAAGCCAGGATGCCGCACGCGACGGTGAGCACGCTCAGCGCCAGCACCGGATTGAGGCCATGCCACAGCGCGAGCTTGACTTCGGTCGCCTCAGCGCGCACCGCGCTGACCG
This sequence is a window from Cytophagia bacterium CHB2. Protein-coding genes within it:
- a CDS encoding monovalent cation/H(+) antiporter subunit G, which encodes MADLISLILMIIGAVFMLLAAIGVVRMPDLYLRMSATSKAATLGVICVMLAAALHFNDFAITARITAIIVFLILTAPVAAHKIARAAYLAGPDLWPGTCRDELQGRYDHDQQELTGVATPARPDTRAAAPSGSATPSA
- a CDS encoding cation:proton antiporter; translation: MNLQTFTLLIVVPLLSLAIVFAFIRLLRGPGLPDRVVALDLITTIGIGIIAAYGIGAEQPVFLDVAIVVALISFVGTIAFAAYVERRKSGDGRSD
- a CDS encoding Na+/H+ antiporter subunit E, which codes for MLLLNVFLALAWVALTGELNPVNFFFGFGLGYLMLWLLRSHVGTEQYFVKVPRVLGLLAFFTWEVIVANIRVAISVLSPLKRLRPGIVAIPLDVKTDAEITLLANLITLTPGTMSLDISSDRRVLYVHAMHLEDPEQFRRDTKQGFERRIREVFE
- a CDS encoding Na+/H+ antiporter subunit D, with protein sequence MNALLVLPILIPLATAILALLFWNYRRVQRGLNLAGAAALLAVAVWLLVSVSRAGIQATQIGNWPAPFGITLVADLLSAIMVVLAGLMGFAVAVYSLFSIDARRESFGYYPLLQVLLMGVCGAFLTGDIFNLYVWFEVLLIASFVLVALGGERPQLEGAIKYVTLNLVSSALFLAAVGMLYGVAGTLNMADLARQLSMLDRPGLVMALAMLFLVAFGIKAAVFPLFFWLPASYHTPPIAVSAIFAGLLTKVGVYALIRVFTLLFVQDTGFTHQLILLIAGLTMITGVLGAAAQQEIRRILSFHIVSQIGYMIMGLALFTSLALAGTVFYLVHHIIVKTNLFLVGGAVHHLRGSYELDKLGGLYRAAPGLAILFLIPALSLAGVPPLSGFWAKFVLMKAGLQTEEYLIVITALAVSLLTVFSMMKIWAAAFWKHEEPAHAEPQAAGQTPQRSYRGLLAPITALAVLTVAIGLLAEPVFALAERAAAQLLNPAEYIETVLGAD
- a CDS encoding Na+/H+ antiporter subunit C, with amino-acid sequence METVLAVVIGGLYAAGLYLMLRRSIVKLILGLAILGHAANLLVFTVGRLTPSQPPIVLPGAMAPIEPFADPLPQALILTAIVIGFGVQAFALVLLKRAYQTVGTDDLDEMKSTDT
- a CDS encoding Na+/H+ antiporter subunit B, with protein sequence MQSLILSVAARSLLPLLLLFSFFLLVRGHNEPGGGFVGGLVAAAAFALYAIAEGVEKVRQTLRVDPRVLIGAGLFVALSSGLLSLLQGKPFMTGLWHKQAVPVLGKLGTPVLFDAGVYLVVVGIILTIILTLAEE